A portion of the Salvia miltiorrhiza cultivar Shanhuang (shh) unplaced genomic scaffold, IMPLAD_Smil_shh original_scaffold_447, whole genome shotgun sequence genome contains these proteins:
- the LOC131004640 gene encoding uncharacterized protein LOC131004640: MDKMNQAFERMKMLVGMEVDDEEQLQQQESSYMDDFNRNCTLSTKQRLYGFAICLSAGITCTLLSMLVFFHPVKFGITFSLGNLLALGSTAFLIGPKRQVTMMLDPVRIYATAIYIASIIIALFCAVYVRNKLLTLLAIVLEFGALIWYSASYIPFARAMVSKIMVACFDTEF, from the exons ATGGACAAGATGAACCAAGCATTTGAGAGGATGAAAATGCTGGTGGGAATGGAGGTTGACGACGAAGAGCAGCTGCAGCAGCAGGAGTCTTCCTACATGGACGATTTCAATCGCAACTGCACTTTGTCCACCAAACAG AGACTCTATGGTTTTGCAATTTGCTTATCTGCTGGTATAACTTGCACACTCTTG TCGATGCTTGTTTTCTTCCATCCTGTCAAATTTGGGATAACCTTTTCATTAGGCAATCTGCTTGCTCTTGGCAG CACAGCATTTCTTATTGGCCCTAAAAGACAAGTCACAATGATGCTTGACCCAGTCCGTATATATGCTACAGCAATATATATTGCTAGCATCATAATAGCTCTTTTTTGTGCTGTATAT GTCCGGAACAAGCTATTGACGCTTCTGGCAATCGTGCTGGAGTTTGGTGCTCTTATTTG GTATAGTGCAAGCTACATTCCGTTTGCGAGGGCCATGGTTTCAAAAATCATGGTAGCATGCTTCGACACCGAGTTCTAG